The segment TGTACCTGTTGCGGGGGATAGTACCCTCCGCCCCCGCCACCCCCTCCTCCGGATGGCCCGTTAACCAGCGCCGGATATTTTCTGCTGCTAAAGCAGCaatatttcttctctttcgaACAGCTTCCCTGGAAGTTAAAACGATCGGAAATGTCGAAATGTATCGACGTCGAACGTGGAATAGTGCTCGTCCCGAAACTCACGAATTTCAAACCGGTGGACGGACAGTTGAAGCTGTATCTGCACCTGCAAACGTCGAGGTCACGATACCGGGGATCATTCCTGACCCAAGGTGGCACGATTCCGCCATCCACAAAGCCGCCATCTGGGCCGCCATTATTGTACGGCGGTCTGTGACGACGGAAAtgcattaaattttaatgtcgCTAAAAGATCACCGAGcggattaattttataattcttaataCTATGCAAACGTAATCGACGAAACGAAGCGttacaattaaccctttgcggtcgtatgaagtttatataaatgatGAACGATAAGTGATAAACGGGAAAtgatgaataataaatgatgaatGACGAATGACGAATGACGAATGACGAATGACAAATGACGAACATAATGAcgaatcataaataataaataataattacgaccGCACAGTGTTAAAACAACGGTAAAAGCAACAACAATAAGCGAAgacagaataaatttaatatcaaatattagaTCGATTTTTGTACCGAACCTATTCGTTGCATTTCGACGGTTACTATAgcgaaaagggttaatggagGCACTATATCGCAGACAAAGGATCGTTCTTCGTTCTCATATTGCAGTCGGCTGCGTTTCGTGTTCAGCCGTTTTGGCGCGGCCAGAAATACattggatttttaatattgcgcAATCTCGTTACGTGGCCGGAATGCATCGCCGGTAAATATGTTGCAAAGTATCAATGTGAGCCGCGGTGACGTACGAACGAAGTTATTGGATTGGAATACAACGAGATGATACAAATACCTTTTTACAATGCCGGTTGGCCCGCCAGGACCGACAAGAACTCCATTGTTGCCAGGATACGATGCCGGCACAATGGGTCTACTATTAGGACCGTAAGGTCCACCATTTTGTGGTCTAAATCCTATCAAAGGTCTCTCGTCCAAGTCTTCCAGGTTCTCGTTTACCAG is part of the Augochlora pura isolate Apur16 unplaced genomic scaffold, APUR_v2.2.1 APUR_unplaced_5705, whole genome shotgun sequence genome and harbors:
- the LOC144477969 gene encoding uncharacterized protein LOC144477969, with the protein product SAKPKFDIGNDRAPFRWLNYRYLVNENLEDLDERPLIGFRPQNGGPYGPNSRPIVPASYPGNNGVLVGPGGPTGIVKRPPYNNGGPDGGFVDGGIVPPWVRNDPRYRDLDVCRCRYSFNCPSTGLKFGSCSKEKKYCCFSSRKYPALVNGPSGGGGGGGGGYYPPQQ